Proteins from a single region of Gambusia affinis linkage group LG12, SWU_Gaff_1.0, whole genome shotgun sequence:
- the cfap410 gene encoding cilia and flagella associated protein 410 isoform X2: MPSIEVLTLSVNNISSLSALVGCLSLSELYLRRNMIPTLSELCHLRPLTRLRVLWLAENPCCGTDPSRYRLTVLRCLPRLQKLDNQVVTEEELALALMEGDEVSTPTGNIHNQLPNNGLPDAETENDPLNYNMEETNKIREELGMKPLSRDKFSSLSSPSTMEKPTMKKTHILDAVLLLLRDLDEEELHVVHTATQNRLQTYTLDSGDGQRSSSQKTAEIQH, encoded by the exons ATGCCCAGCATTGAAGTGTTGACTCTCAG tgtGAACAACATCTCGTCTCTATCTGCCTTGGTTGGCTGTCTGTCTCTGAGTGAACTGTACCTGAGGAGGAACATGATTCCTACACTGTCAGAGCTCTGTCATCTGCGTCCGCTGACGCGTCTCCGAGTTCTGTGGTTGGCAGAGAACCCCTGTTGTGGTACCGATCCGAGTCGGTATCGGCTCACCGTGCTGCGTTGCCTTCCTCGACTCCAGAAGCTCGACAATCAAG TGGTAACCGAGGAAGAGCTTGCGCTCGCTCTGATGGAAGGCGACGAGGTCAGCACGCCCACCGGCAACATCCACAACCAGCTGCCCAACAACGGCCTTCCAGATGCAGAGACGGAGAACGATCCGCTCAACTACAACATGGAGGAGACCAA cAAAATCAGAGAAGAGCTGGGAATGAAGCCTCTCTCCAGAGACAAAttctcctctctttcctctccatCCACCATGGAGAAACCAACAATGAAAAAG accCACATCCTCGATGCGGTCCTGCTTCTGCTGAGGGACCTGGATGAAGAGGAGCTCCACGTGGTGCACACCGCCACGCAGAACAGGCTGCAGACCTACACACTGGATTCAGGAGACGGTCAGAGATCGTCAtctcagaaaactgcagagatcCAGCACTAA
- the zgc:162816 gene encoding D-threo-3-hydroxyaspartate dehydratase, which translates to MEGDPISALCSPALVVDVDKVKRNAQRMMERCRQLGVQLRPHMKTHKTLECADIMTGGSRRCIVVSTLAEATFYADHGFDDILYAYSLPFDKVERCAALSERLDLFQVLLDHPDALERLRKRPLKGGRRWHVWLKLDCGNGRAGILHSEPEALQLAQAIAKADGVELTGVYAHCGNTYNCKGVEQIQAVAQETTDFTLQFMEKLKAAGISCRSSIGSTPSCSHPVPDMGKLSEVHPGNYVFYDVQQSLIGSCGLEDVAVRVLTRVVGHCPHRNQLLIDCGWTGISLDGAGKLPSGYAMIEGHPDLKLLSMTQEHGRVEPISGPLDYSKYPIGSLLTLIPYHSCAAAAMHPVYHVHSKGRLMGKWTPTRGW; encoded by the exons ATGGAGGGGGATCCCATTTCGGCCCTGTGCAGCCCCGCTTTGGTGGTGGATGTGGACAAAGTGAAGAGAAACGCGCAGAGGATGATGGAGCGCTGCCGCCAGCTGGGAGTCCAACTCCGACCGCACATGAAGACCCACAAAACCCT TGAGTGTGCTGACATCATGACAGGTGGATCCCGGAGGTGCATTGTGGTTTCCACCCTGGCAGAGGCCACTTTCTATGCTGACCATGGCTTTGACGACATCCTCTATGCATACTCTCTTCCCTTTGACAAG GTAGAGCGCTGTGCCGCTCTGTCAGAGAGACTGGACCTTTTCCAAGTTCTGCTCGACCATCCCGACGCTCTGGAGCGGCTCAGGAAGAGGCCACTGAAAGGCGGCCGGCGGTGGCACGTGTGGCTAAAGCTCGACTGTGGCAACGGGAGAG CTGGCATCTTGCACTCAGAGCCTGAGGCGCTCCAACTGGCCCAGGCCATCGCTAAGGCGGACGGCGTGGAGCTAACTGGGGTGTATGCCCACTGTGGGAACACGTACAACTGCAAAGGGGTGGAGCAAATACAGGCCGTCGCCCAGGAAACGACCGACTTTACACTGCAGTTCATGGAAAA ATTGAAGGCTGCTGGCATCAGCTGCAGGTCCAGCATCGGCTCCACCCCCTCCTGTAGTCATCCCGTCCCGGACATGGGAAAACTGAGCGAGGTGCATCCAGGAAACTACGTCTTCTACG aCGTCCAGCAGTCCCTGATTGGCTCGTGCGGTCTGGAAGACGTGGCTGTGAGGGTTCTGACGAGGGTTGTAGGACACTGTCCCCATAGAAACCAGCTCCTGATCGACTGTGGATGGACGGGAATCAG TTTGGACGGAGCTGGAAAGCTTCCCTCTGGATATGCTATGATCGAAGGCCATCCAGACCTCAA gTTGCTGTCTATGACTCAAGAGCATGGGAGAGTGGAGCCCATCTCAGGTCCACTGGACTACAGCAAATACCCCATAGGCTCTCTGCTCACATTGATCCCCTATCAT TCGTGTGCAGCAGCCGCGATGCACCCTGTGTACCATGTGCACTCTAAGGGTCGCCTGATGGGAAAGTGGACACCCACCCGAGGGTGGTGA
- the rpl37a gene encoding 60S ribosomal protein L37a gives MAKRTKKVGIVGKYGTRYGASLRKMVKKIEISQHAKYTCSFCGKTKMKRRAVGIWHCGSCRKTVAGGAWTYNTTSAVTVKSAIRRLKELKDQ, from the exons ATG GCCAAGCGCACCAAGAAGGTGGGGATTGTTGGTAAATATGGCACACGTTACGGCGCCTCGCTGAGGAAGATGGTGAAGAAGATTGAAATCTCTCAGCATGCTAAATACACTTGCTCTTTCTGCGGCAAG ACcaagatgaagaggagggcCGTTGGCATCTGGCACTGTGGGTCCTGCAGGAAGACTGTGGCCGGTGGTGCCTGGACGTACAA CACAACGTCTGCTGTCACAGTCAAGTCTGCAATCAGGAGACTGAAGGAACTGAAGGACCAGTAA
- the cfap410 gene encoding cilia and flagella associated protein 410 isoform X1, which translates to MKLTRKLVLAKAKASDLESVKKLNCWGCNLTDISIFSQMPSIEVLTLSVNNISSLSALVGCLSLSELYLRRNMIPTLSELCHLRPLTRLRVLWLAENPCCGTDPSRYRLTVLRCLPRLQKLDNQVVTEEELALALMEGDEVSTPTGNIHNQLPNNGLPDAETENDPLNYNMEETNKIREELGMKPLSRDKFSSLSSPSTMEKPTMKKTHILDAVLLLLRDLDEEELHVVHTATQNRLQTYTLDSGDGQRSSSQKTAEIQH; encoded by the exons ATGAAGCTAACAAGGAAACTTGTTCTTGCTAAGGCTAAGGCCTCAGACTTGGAAAGCGTGAAGAAACTAAACTGCTG GGGATGCAACCTGACTGAC ATTTCCATATTCTCTCAGATGCCCAGCATTGAAGTGTTGACTCTCAG tgtGAACAACATCTCGTCTCTATCTGCCTTGGTTGGCTGTCTGTCTCTGAGTGAACTGTACCTGAGGAGGAACATGATTCCTACACTGTCAGAGCTCTGTCATCTGCGTCCGCTGACGCGTCTCCGAGTTCTGTGGTTGGCAGAGAACCCCTGTTGTGGTACCGATCCGAGTCGGTATCGGCTCACCGTGCTGCGTTGCCTTCCTCGACTCCAGAAGCTCGACAATCAAG TGGTAACCGAGGAAGAGCTTGCGCTCGCTCTGATGGAAGGCGACGAGGTCAGCACGCCCACCGGCAACATCCACAACCAGCTGCCCAACAACGGCCTTCCAGATGCAGAGACGGAGAACGATCCGCTCAACTACAACATGGAGGAGACCAA cAAAATCAGAGAAGAGCTGGGAATGAAGCCTCTCTCCAGAGACAAAttctcctctctttcctctccatCCACCATGGAGAAACCAACAATGAAAAAG accCACATCCTCGATGCGGTCCTGCTTCTGCTGAGGGACCTGGATGAAGAGGAGCTCCACGTGGTGCACACCGCCACGCAGAACAGGCTGCAGACCTACACACTGGATTCAGGAGACGGTCAGAGATCGTCAtctcagaaaactgcagagatcCAGCACTAA
- the orc2 gene encoding origin recognition complex subunit 2 isoform X2 has product MSVLEVKFIGDGDVLEHIVDKQEDVQSSAGAVQRMVKFKSPAGRKGHREDEQLDQEENGVYDQQGYIRSLGTENNEDEDCLSRVAGASIFTFQKIRRGNSMANTASELARTPGKSVSFSPAKPCTPTRTGRHRKGETRTPQKTRKVQFVSTTPHRLRKRLTTSSLQSDSDSELSPSDSEEEEEEEEDGLKEKHKINKEEKEIQKIHRTPSKGSPAALYKTPAKKSRNTPEPVDQPAMTEEYFEAHGSSKVLTSDRTLERLHTPKLDRETLARLLEGKPSCYSKEIQELHDKHRRYFTKWMFQLQLGFSVLVYGLGSKKTLLEDFRVSHLSQEIHLVVNGFFPSITLKSILNALTGEVLEHQGTFCTPSDQIHFIAQTLKDSPDLHIYLLIHNIDGPMLRGEKTQSALGQLAALPNLHLVASIDHINAPLVWDQFKQSQFNWLWWECVTFRHYTEETSYENSLLVQQTGALALSSLTHVLRSLTPNARGIFKLLVKFQLENKDNPSYSGLSFQDFYQRCREAFLVNSDLTLRTQLTEFRDHKLIRTRKGADGVEYLIVAVETNTLIDFLENEDGD; this is encoded by the exons ATGAGTGTATTGGAAGTGAAGTTCATCGGGGATGGAGATGTTCTGGAGCACATCGTGGACAAACAGGAGG ACGTGCAGAGCAGCGCCGGCGCCGTCCAGAGGATGGTGAAGTTTAAGAGCCCAGCTGGACGGAAGGGACACCGAGAGGACGAGCAACTGGATCAGGAGGAAAACGGAGTCTACGATCAGCAGGGCTACATCCGATCTCTGGGAACAGAGAATAATGAAG ATGAGGATTGCCTCTCCAGAGTGGCTGGAGCCTCCATTTTTACCTTCCAGAAAATCAGACGTGGCAACAGCATGGCCAACACTG CAAGCGAGCTGGCTCGGACTCCAGGGAAAAGTGTGAGCTTCAGTCCGGCTAAACCCTGCACCCCCACGCGGACGGGCCGAC ACCGCAAAGGCGAAACCAGGACACCCCAGAAG ACCAGGAAGGTCCAGTTTGTCTCCACGACGCCACACAGGCTCAGAAAGAGACTAACAA cGTCGAGCCTTCAGTCGGACAGCGACAGTGAGCTCTCGCCGTCTgactctgaggaggaggaagaggaggaagaggatgggctaaaggaaaaacataaaataaataaagaggaaaaagagatCCAGAAAATCCACAGAACTCCTAGTAAAGGTTCGCCTGCAGCTCTCTATAAGACTCCTGCCAAGAAGAGCAGGAACACACCCGAACCCGTTGACCAGCCCGCCATGACGGAGGAATACTTTGAGGCTCACGGCAGCTCCAAAGTTCTGACGTCAGACCGGACCCTCGAGCGTCTGCACACCCCTAAACTAGACAGG GAGACTTTGGCTCGTCTTTTAGAAGGTAAACCGTCCTGTTACTCGAAGGAGATCCAGGAGCTGCACGACAAACACAGACGGTACTTTACCAAATGGATGTTCCAGTTACA gttgGGATTCAGCGTGCTGGTTTACGGTTTGGGAAGCAAAAAGACTTTGTTGGAAGACTTCCGGGTGTCTCATCTGTCTCAGGAGATCCACCTTGTCGTCAATGGCTTCTTCCCCTCCATCACTCTCAAATCG ATATTAAACGCTTTGACCGGTGAGGTTCTGGAGCACCAGGGAACTTTCTGTACGCCCTCAGATCAGATCCACTTCATCGCTCAGACACTCAAAGACA GCCCGGATCTCCACATTTACCTGCTGATCCACAACATTGACGGGCCGATGCTGCGAGGAGAGAAGACCCAGAGTGCACTGGGGCAGCTGGCGGCGCTGCCAAACCTGCACCTAGTCGCCTCTATAGACCACATCAACGCTCCATTAG TGTGGGACCAGTTCAAGCAGAGCCAGTTCAACTGGCTGTGGTGGGAGTGCGTGACGTTCCGGCACTACACCGAGGAGACGTCGTATGAGAACTCCCTCCTGGTGCAGCAGACGGGCGCGCTGGCTCTGTCCTCCCTCACACACGTGCTGCGCAGCTTGACGCCCAACGCGAG AGGAATCTTCAAGCTGTTGGTGAAATTccagctggaaaacaaagacaaccCTTCCTACTCGG GCTTGTCATTCCAAGACTTCTACCAGCGCTGTCGAGAGGCCTTCCtggtgaactctgacctcaCGTTGAGGACTCAGCTGACAGAGTTCAGAGACCACAAGCTGATCCGAACACGCAAG GGCGCAGATGGAGTAGAATACCTGATTGTTGCTGTGGAAACAAACACGCTGATTGATTTCTTAGAAAATGAGGATGGTGACTGA
- the orc2 gene encoding origin recognition complex subunit 2 isoform X1 — protein MSVLEVKFIGDGDVLEHIVDKQEDVQSSAGAVQRMVKFKSPAGRKGHREDEQLDQEENGVYDQQGYIRSLGTENNEDEDCLSRVAGASIFTFQKIRRGNSMANTASELARTPGKSVSFSPAKPCTPTRTGRHRKGETRTPQKQTRKVQFVSTTPHRLRKRLTTSSLQSDSDSELSPSDSEEEEEEEEDGLKEKHKINKEEKEIQKIHRTPSKGSPAALYKTPAKKSRNTPEPVDQPAMTEEYFEAHGSSKVLTSDRTLERLHTPKLDRETLARLLEGKPSCYSKEIQELHDKHRRYFTKWMFQLQLGFSVLVYGLGSKKTLLEDFRVSHLSQEIHLVVNGFFPSITLKSILNALTGEVLEHQGTFCTPSDQIHFIAQTLKDSPDLHIYLLIHNIDGPMLRGEKTQSALGQLAALPNLHLVASIDHINAPLVWDQFKQSQFNWLWWECVTFRHYTEETSYENSLLVQQTGALALSSLTHVLRSLTPNARGIFKLLVKFQLENKDNPSYSGLSFQDFYQRCREAFLVNSDLTLRTQLTEFRDHKLIRTRKGADGVEYLIVAVETNTLIDFLENEDGD, from the exons ATGAGTGTATTGGAAGTGAAGTTCATCGGGGATGGAGATGTTCTGGAGCACATCGTGGACAAACAGGAGG ACGTGCAGAGCAGCGCCGGCGCCGTCCAGAGGATGGTGAAGTTTAAGAGCCCAGCTGGACGGAAGGGACACCGAGAGGACGAGCAACTGGATCAGGAGGAAAACGGAGTCTACGATCAGCAGGGCTACATCCGATCTCTGGGAACAGAGAATAATGAAG ATGAGGATTGCCTCTCCAGAGTGGCTGGAGCCTCCATTTTTACCTTCCAGAAAATCAGACGTGGCAACAGCATGGCCAACACTG CAAGCGAGCTGGCTCGGACTCCAGGGAAAAGTGTGAGCTTCAGTCCGGCTAAACCCTGCACCCCCACGCGGACGGGCCGAC ACCGCAAAGGCGAAACCAGGACACCCCAGAAG CAGACCAGGAAGGTCCAGTTTGTCTCCACGACGCCACACAGGCTCAGAAAGAGACTAACAA cGTCGAGCCTTCAGTCGGACAGCGACAGTGAGCTCTCGCCGTCTgactctgaggaggaggaagaggaggaagaggatgggctaaaggaaaaacataaaataaataaagaggaaaaagagatCCAGAAAATCCACAGAACTCCTAGTAAAGGTTCGCCTGCAGCTCTCTATAAGACTCCTGCCAAGAAGAGCAGGAACACACCCGAACCCGTTGACCAGCCCGCCATGACGGAGGAATACTTTGAGGCTCACGGCAGCTCCAAAGTTCTGACGTCAGACCGGACCCTCGAGCGTCTGCACACCCCTAAACTAGACAGG GAGACTTTGGCTCGTCTTTTAGAAGGTAAACCGTCCTGTTACTCGAAGGAGATCCAGGAGCTGCACGACAAACACAGACGGTACTTTACCAAATGGATGTTCCAGTTACA gttgGGATTCAGCGTGCTGGTTTACGGTTTGGGAAGCAAAAAGACTTTGTTGGAAGACTTCCGGGTGTCTCATCTGTCTCAGGAGATCCACCTTGTCGTCAATGGCTTCTTCCCCTCCATCACTCTCAAATCG ATATTAAACGCTTTGACCGGTGAGGTTCTGGAGCACCAGGGAACTTTCTGTACGCCCTCAGATCAGATCCACTTCATCGCTCAGACACTCAAAGACA GCCCGGATCTCCACATTTACCTGCTGATCCACAACATTGACGGGCCGATGCTGCGAGGAGAGAAGACCCAGAGTGCACTGGGGCAGCTGGCGGCGCTGCCAAACCTGCACCTAGTCGCCTCTATAGACCACATCAACGCTCCATTAG TGTGGGACCAGTTCAAGCAGAGCCAGTTCAACTGGCTGTGGTGGGAGTGCGTGACGTTCCGGCACTACACCGAGGAGACGTCGTATGAGAACTCCCTCCTGGTGCAGCAGACGGGCGCGCTGGCTCTGTCCTCCCTCACACACGTGCTGCGCAGCTTGACGCCCAACGCGAG AGGAATCTTCAAGCTGTTGGTGAAATTccagctggaaaacaaagacaaccCTTCCTACTCGG GCTTGTCATTCCAAGACTTCTACCAGCGCTGTCGAGAGGCCTTCCtggtgaactctgacctcaCGTTGAGGACTCAGCTGACAGAGTTCAGAGACCACAAGCTGATCCGAACACGCAAG GGCGCAGATGGAGTAGAATACCTGATTGTTGCTGTGGAAACAAACACGCTGATTGATTTCTTAGAAAATGAGGATGGTGACTGA
- the pecr gene encoding peroxisomal trans-2-enoyl-CoA reductase, with amino-acid sequence MAASSVFRPGLFNHKVAIVTGGGTGIGKAISAELLELGCSVVISSRKAERLEAAAQEMRQKIPPSSPASVTTVPCNIRSEDEVKDLVSSVLKRYGRIDYLVNNGGGQFSSPVEKIASKGWKAVIDTNLTGTFYCCKEVYTAWMKQHGGVIVNIIADMWKGFPGMAHTGAARSAVDNLTKTMAVEWAPSGVRVNAVAPGTIFSKTAMENYKEFGPQLFKMSIPLIPAKRLGVPEEISSAVCFLLSPGASYISGATLRVDAGQSLYHALWEIPEHSSWPEAPQGENLDALKELLKTQSKL; translated from the exons ATGGCGGCCTCCAGTGTTTTCCGACCGGGCTTGTTCAACCACAAAGTAGCGATAGTGACCGGCGGAGGAACCGGGATCGGTAAAGCCATCTCTGcggagctgctggagctgg GCTGCAGCGTGGTGATCTCCAGCAGGAAGGCGGAAAGGCTGGAGGCAGCGGCTCAGGAGATGAGGCAGAAGATCCCCCCCAGCAGCCCTGCGAGTGTCACCACGGTTCCCTGTAACATCCGCAGTGAGGACGAG gtGAAGGATCTTGTGTCTTCGGTGCTGAAGCGGTATGGTAGGATAGACTACCTGGTGAACAACGGAGGGGGTCAGTTCAGCAGCCCAGTGGAGAAGATAGCTTCCAAAGGCTGGAAGGCTGTGATAGACACCAACCTGACTGGAACCTTTTACTGCTGCAAGGAGG TCTACACAGCCTGGATGAAGCAGCATGGAGGAGTGATCGTCAACATCATCGCTGACATGTGGAAAGGCTTCCCAGGCATGGC GCACACAGGAGCGGCGAGGTCAGCTGTAGATAACCTAACCAAGACGATGGCCGTCGAGTGGGCACCCTCAGGAGTCCGAGTCAACGCTGTGGCACCT GGAACAATCTTCTCCAAAACTGCGATGGAGAACTATAAGGAGTTTGGACCTCAACTCTTCAAGATGTCCATCCCATTGATCCCTGCAAAGAGACTAGGAGTGCCAGAAGAG ATCTCCTCTGCTGTATGTTTCCTGCTGTCTCCTGGTGCCTCGTACATCTCTGGGGCTACCCTGAGAGTGGATGCAGGACAGAGCCTTTATCACGCCCTGTGGGAGATACCTG AGCACAGCTCGTGGCCCGAAGCTCCACAGGGGGAAAACCTGGACGCTCTGAAGGAACTGCTTAAGACACAaagcaaactttaa